One genomic window of Myxocyprinus asiaticus isolate MX2 ecotype Aquarium Trade chromosome 5, UBuf_Myxa_2, whole genome shotgun sequence includes the following:
- the LOC127440666 gene encoding PAX-interacting protein 1-like: MSEDDLKVPEELFKDVKFYVVGDIDQKVVQLLKAGKGKEVSYNALATHIIAEDGDNPEVGESREVFDLPVVKPSWVILSVKCGDLLPVTGFSPESGQVFFGVTACLPHLSEDLNPLWAFITFYGGDCQLHFNKKCTHLVVPEPKGAKYECALRHSNIKIVTPEWILDSVKDKNRKDESPYHPRLTLYESPEEEDSEYENERSSRSDGSYSDRRSPRSRCSSPTSSRDGSPAGRRLPSLKPERKSELMFDDSDDSSPEKEDRNLNWTPAEVPQPGPAKRRLQPGKEAGLINLCANVPPVPGGFGPPDARMGGTGGGVSLGAERSEILGGWNPAARTLRNITNNTDTQQVSRPSNVAHILQSLSATSKGVEHLGNQGQPGVPNQLLFNTVKTQQQLPPEAQQQLLQQQQSHQQSHQLPQQQHAQQMGQQHPMMHLQPQVMQMHHHQQPQQQPQQQPQQGFPQMPQQSHQFLQQQMHQQMYAQQQQQHAFPQQQMRPQQLPRPPLQPQQQHALQQQLQQLQQQHRLQLQLQQQQQQQQQQQQHQQQQQQQQQQQQQQQQQQNQQQQQQNQQQMHQQHLQQQQHFLQQQLQQQHVQQLQQMQQQQQHLQNQQPLQHQNQQVPQHQTQTTLQLPLMPAQPHQLFGHEPGQEIPEDGFLVGCVFAIADYPEQMADKQLLATWKRILQAYGGTVDSTLSRCTHLLCESQVSNMYVQALREGKRCVTAHWLNTVLKKKRMVPPHRTLHLPFNFPPGAKPCSQHIISVTGFVDSDRDDLKLMAYLAGARYTGYLCRSNTVLICKEPSGLKYEKAKEWRIPCVNAQWLCDILLGNFEALRQILHSRYSQFNLPDPLAPNTHLVHNLLSAWRIPVKISPEALASFRLQQKQKPNDAVSQPPNKKPKLEELPKPTKKLPLESTPYVLFTGFEPLQSQQYIKKLYDLGGEVADSTQKCTHLVANKVMRTVKFLTAISVVKHIVTSEWLEESWKSQKFVDEQSYMLRDAEAEVLFCFSLEESLKRAHAAPLFKGKYFYITPGICPSLSTMKIIVESAGGKVLSKQPSFRKIMEHKQNKNLPEIILISCENDQHLCREYFVKNIDVHNAELILTGVLTQTLDYESYKFT, from the exons ATGTCGGAAGACGACTTAAAAGTACCGGAAGAGCTTTTCAAGGACGTGAAGTTCTACGTGGTGGGAGACATTGATCAGAAG GTTGTACAACTCCTGAAAGCTGGGAAAGGAAAGGAAGTGTCTTACAATGCCCTCGCCACACATATTATAGCTGAAGATGGAGACAATCCAGAGGTTGGGGAGTCCAGAGAGGTCTTTGACTTGCCTGTTGTGAAG CCAAGTTGGGTGATACTGTCTGTAAAATGTGGAGACCTGCTACC TGTTACAGGATTTTCCCCAGAGTCAGGACAAGTATTCTTTGGTGTTACAGCTTGTCTGCCACAC CTGTCAGAGGATCTCAACCCACTttgggcctttattacattttatgGAGGAGACTGTCAGCTCCACTTCAACAAGAAGTGCACCCATCTGGTTGTGCCTGAACCAAAAGGG GCAAAGTATGAGTGTGCTTTACGGCATAGCAACATTAAGATAGTAACCCCAGAATGGATTTTGGACTCCGTAAAAGACAAGAACAGGAAGGATGAGTCTCCATATCATCCACGACTTACATTATACGAGTCACCAGAAGAAGAGGATAGTGAGTATGAAAATGAGAGGAGCTCACGTTCTGACGGCAGCTACAGCGATAGACGCTCACCTCGCAGCCGATGCTCCAGCCCTACATCGTCTCGTGATGGTTCCCCAGCAGGCAGGCGTTTACCCTCACTGAAACCTGAACGGAAATCAGAGTTGATGTTCGATGACTCTGATGACTCGTCCCCAGAGAAGGAGGACCGAAACCTGAACTGGACACCAGCTGAGGTGCCACAGCCCGGCCCTGCCAAGCGTCGACTGCAGCCTGGCAAAGAAGCTGGTCTGATCAATCTCTGTGCCAATGTTCCCCCTGTACCTGGAGGCTTTGGACCACCAGATGCTCGAATGGGTGGCACAGGTGGAGGTGTCTCTCTAGGGGCGGAAAGATCCGAAATATTGGGTGGATGGAATCCAGCTGCCAGGACACTTAGGAACATTActaacaacacagacacacaacaggTCTCGCGGCCTTCCAATGTGGCACAT ATCCTCCAGAGTCTTTCAGCCACCTCTAAAGGTGTGGAGCACCTGGGAAATCAAGGCCAGCCTGGTGTTCCCAACCAGCTTCTTTTTAATACAGTTAAGACCCAGCAGCAACTCCCACCTGAAGCACAGCAGCAATTATTGCAGCAGCAACAGTCACATCAGCAGTCGCATCAGTTACCACAACAACAGCACGCACAACAGATGGGACAACAGCATCCAATGATGCATCTTCAGCCGCAGGTCATGCAGATGCACCACCATCAGCAGCCGCAGCAGCAACCACAACAGCAGCCACAGCAAGGCTTCCCTCAAATGCCTCAGCAATCTCATCAGTTCCTACAGCAGCAGATGCATCAGCAGATGTATGcacaacaacagcagcaacatGCATTTCCACAGCAACAAATGCGACCACAGCAGCTCCCAAGACCACCCTTGCAGCCACAGCAACAACATGCATTGCAGCAGCAGTTGCAACAGTTACAACAGCAGCATAGGCTCCAATTGCAGTtacaacaacagcagcaacaacagcagcagcagcagcagcatcaacaacagcagcagcagcaacaacagcagcagcagcagcagcaacaacagcaaaaccagcagcagcaacagcaaaaCCAGCAGCAGATGCACCAACAGCATTTGCAGCAGCAACAGCATttccttcaacagcagcttcaacAGCAGCACGTACAACAACTGCAACagatgcagcagcagcagcaacatctGCAAAACCAGCAGCCACTGCAGCATCAGAACCAGCAGGTTCCTCAACATCAGACCCAGACCACATTGCAACTTCCACTGATGCCTGCACAGCCACACCAACTGTTTGGGCATGAGCCAGGCCAAGAGA TCCCTGAGGATGGATTCCTTGTTGGCTGTGTCTTTGCCATTGCTGACTATCCAGAGCAGATGGCTGATAAACAGTTACTGGCTACATGGAAAAGA ATCCTTCAGGCATATGGAGGGACTGTGGACTCCACTCTCAGTCGCTGCACTCATTTACTTTGTGAGAGTCAAGTCAGCAACATGTATGTCCAG GCTCTAAGAGAGGGCAAGCGTTGTGTGACGGCTCACTGGCTTAACACTGTTCTAAAGAAGAAGAGGATGGTCCCACCTCACAGGACCCTTCATCTTCCCTTCAACTTCCCTCCAGGGGCCAAGCCCTGCTCGCAGCAT ATTATTTCTGTGACGGGATTCGTAGACAGTGATCGTGACGATTTGAAGCTCATGGCCTATCTAGCAGGAGCCCGATACACAGGATATCTGTGTCGAAGCAACACTGTGCTCATCTGTAAAGA ACCAAGTGGGCTGAAATATGAGAAGGCAAAGGAGTGGAGGATCCCATGTGTAAACGCCCAATGGCTGTGTGACATCCTTCTAGGGAACTTTGAAGCTCTGCGGCAAATTCTGCACAGCAGATACTCTCAATTTAATTTGCCTGATCCACTTGCACCCAACACACATCTTGTGCACAATCTTCTGA GTGCCTGGCGCATTCCCGTGAAGATCTCACCGGAGGCGTTGGCG AGCTTTCGTCTGCAGCAGAAACAGAAACCGAATGATGCTGTCTCGCAACCGCCCAACAAGAAACCCAA GCTTGAAGAGTTGCCAAAACCTACTAAAAAGCTTCCGCTTGAGTCCACTCCTTACGTGCTTTTCACAGGTTTTGAACCCCTGCAGTCTCAGCAGTACATTAAG AAGTTGTATGATCTTGGAGGGGAAGTGGCTGACAGCACTCAAAAGTGCACTCATCTGGTGGCTAACAAAGTGATGAGAACGGTGAAGTTCCTCACTGCCATTTCTGTAGTTAAGCACATAGTCACCTCAGAGTGGCTGGAGGAAAGTTGGAAAAGCCAGAAATTTGTTG ACGAGCAGAGCTACATGCTGCGAGATGCAGAAGCAGAGGTGCTATTCTGTTTCAGTCTCGAGGAGTCACTGAAGAGAGCTCATGCAGCACCACTCTTCAAG GGAAAGTATTTCTATATAACTCCAGGAATCTGTCCGAGCCTCAGCACAATGAAAATAATAGTGGAGAGCGCCGGAGGGAAAGTGCTCTCCAAGCAGCCCTCCTTCCGCAAGATCATGGAGCACAAGCAAAACAAG AATTTACCAGAGATCATTCTAATATCCTGTGAGAATGACCAGCATCTGTGCCGAGAGTACTTCGTGAAAAACATTG ATGTGCACAATGCTGAGCTCATATTGACGGGTGTGTTGACTCAGACCTTGGACTATGAATCATat AAATTTACATAA
- the LOC127441086 gene encoding 5-hydroxytryptamine receptor 5A-like translates to MADGSQNSSFNQSSKYGHFYRPQTVFSVLTFTLLAMLVVATFIWNMLVLVTILRVRTFHRVPHNLVASMAISDVMVAALVMPLSLVHELNGRLWKLGRALCQVWISFDVLCCTASIWNVTAIALDRYWSITRHLEYTLKTRKKISNVMIGLTWLLSSVISLSPLFGWGETYSEEDMECKVSQEPSYTIFSTFGAFYLPLCVVLFVYWKIYKAAKFRIGSKRTNTITPVAEAGEVKEASRQQPQMMFTVRHATVTFQTDSETWREQKEKRAALMVGILIGVFVLCWIPFFLTELITPLCSCHIPPIWKSVFLWLGYSNSFFNPLIYTAFNKNYNNAFRNLFSRQR, encoded by the exons ATGGCTGATGGCAGTCAGAACAGCTCCTTCAATCAAAGCTCAAAATATGGACATTTCTATAGGCCGCAGACAGTGTTCAGTGTCTTGACCTTCACCCTGCTGGCCATGCTTGTGGTAGCCACATTTATTTGGAACATGCTCGTCCTAGTCACAATTCTAAGAGTCAGAACATTCCACCGCGTGCCCCACAATCTGGTGGCCTCCATGGCCATATCTGATGTCATGGTGGCTGCTCTGGTGATGCCTCTCAGTCTGGTACATGAGTTGAATGGTCGGCTCTGGAAGCTGGGCCGAGCTCTCTGCCAAGTCTGGATATCTTTCGATGTCCTGTGCTGTACGGCCAGCATTTGGAATGTGACTGCAATAGCCCTTGATCGATACTGGTCTATAACACGCCACCTGGAGTATACCCTAAAGACCCGCAAGAAGATCTCCAATGTGATGATTGGCTTGACATGGCTGCTTTCATCTGTTATTTCCCTCTCCCCACTGTTTGGCTGGGGTGAGACATATTCAGAAGAGGACATGGAGTGCAAGGTGAGCCAGGAGCCATCTTACACCATCTTTTCCACATTCGGGGCCTTCTATCTGCCTCTCTGTGTTGTGCTGTTTGTCTACTGGAAGATATACAAAGCTGCTAAGTTCCGTATCGGATCAAAGAGGACCAACACCATCACTCCAGTTGCAGAGGCTGGAGAG GTAAAAGAGGCCTCTAGACAACAGCCTCAGATGATGTTCACAGTGCGCCATGCCACCGTGACCTTCCAGACTGATAGTGAGACATGGCGAGAGCAGAAAGAGAAGCGAGCAGCTCTGATGGTGGGCATCCTCATTGGTGTGTTCGTCCTCTGCTGGATCCCTTTCTTCCTCACCGAGCTTATCACCCCTCTGTGCTCCTGCCACATTCCACCGATATGGAAGAGTGTCTTCCTCTGGCTGGGTTACTCCAACTCCTTCTTCAACCCACTCATTTATACAGCCTTCAATAAGAACTATAATAACGCTTTCAGGAACCTCTTTTCCCGACAGCGTTAA